In a genomic window of Lepisosteus oculatus isolate fLepOcu1 chromosome 3, fLepOcu1.hap2, whole genome shotgun sequence:
- the si:dkey-3k24.8 gene encoding lysophosphatidic acid receptor 6, with amino-acid sequence MDNTTALHSANWVFVGTYAVVFVAGLTLNLIALVVFFRHKKTRSHTTTYMTNLALADLLLVSTLPIRIYHHSGGSIQNQKMCETVGLILLVNMYGSIFLLTCISFDRCIAVCFPMSLRIKEHRKKAPLICLGVWILTIGASVPIYLSKNSTPTDGNITQSNKCFSSRPIYATQPLAITTTLTVGFGIPLFSMLVCSWCLIRAINKSTVAQTDLVNKKKIRRMIAANLAIFLLCFLPYHAMLFVLFLKRNTEQIEDNLLTVYQYSLMIACLNAMLDPLAYYFTTETFRTRVDVQNLKKKVWIFYSNSSDGQNRPHSPLNT; translated from the coding sequence ATGGACAACACAACTGCGCTGCACAGTGCCAACTGGGTCTTCGTGGGCACCTACGCCGTGGTCTTCGTGGCCGGGCTGACTCTCAACCTCATTGCCCTTGTCGTCTTCTTCCGGCACAAGAAGACCCGCTCCCACACCACCACCTACATGACCAATCTGGCCCTGGCTGATCTCCTGCTCGTGTCTACTCTGCCCATCCGGATCTACCACCACAGTGGAGGCTCcatccagaaccagaagatgTGCGAGACTGTGGGGCTGATCCTCCTGGTCAACATGTATGGGAGCATCTTCCTCCTCACTTGCATAAGCTTCGACCGCTGCATTGCCGTCTGTTTCCCCATGTCGTTGAGGATCAAAGAACATCGGAAAAAGGCCCCCCTGATCTGCCTTGGGGTGTGGATCCTAACCATTGGGGCCAGTGTGCCCATCTACCTGAGCAAGAACAGCACCCCCACAGATGGGAACATCACGCAGAGTAACAAGTGCTTCAGCAGCCGTCCGATTTACGCAACTCAGCCCTTAGCGATTACAACCACCTTGACTGTGGGTTTTGGCATTCCCCTCTTCTCCATGCTAGTGTGCTCCTGGTGCCTGATCCGTGCCATCAACAAAAGCACAGTGGCCCAGACCGATCTGGTCAACAAGAAGAAGATCAGGAGGATGATTGCTGCAAACCTGGCCATCTTCCTACTTTGCTTCCTGCCTTACCATGCCATGCTGTTCGTCCTCTTCCTCAAGAGGAACACAGAGCAGATCGAGGACAACTTACTCACTGTTTACCAGTACAGCCTGATGATAGCCTGTCTGAACGCCATGTTGGACCCTCTGGCCTACTACTTCACCACGGAAACTTTCAGAACCAGGGTGGACGTGCAGAACCTCAAAAAGAAGGTGTGGATTTTTTACAGCAACAGCTCTGATGGGCAAAACAGACCCCACAGCCCCCTCAACACATAA
- the her8a gene encoding hairy-related 8a isoform X1, with protein sequence MTASNVETSSDRNYSAKEERKLRKPLIEKRRRERINSSLEQLKGIMVDAYNLDQSKLEKADVLEITVQHMEGLQRRQASGGGKPGFESRQRYSSGYIQCMHEVHNLLLSCPGMDKNVGARLLNHLLKSLPRITGEAGSPAACGGGAHHAPILAPSSPVYEPRPAHLPSPSPLAHAPGAQRQHHHLNPSRLPSPTTASQPEAPEGSGGGGETAPSSPGSPLPSPHRPLPLPGSDPSMWRPW encoded by the exons ATGACCGCTTCCAATGTGGAGACGTCTTCCGACAGGAATTACAGCgccaaagaagaaagaaag CTGAGGAAGCCTCTGATTGAGAAAAGACGCCGGGAAAGAATCAACAGCAGTTTGGAGCAGCTCAAGGGCATTATGGTGGATGCCTATAACCTGGAT CAGTCCAAGCTGGAGAAGGCTGACGTCCTGGAGATCACAGTGCAGCACATGGAGGGTCTGCAGAGGAGACAGGCCAGCG GTGGTGGAAAACCAGGGTTCGAGTCCCGGCAGCGCTACAGCAGCGGCTACATCCAGTGCATGCATGAGGTGCACAACTTGCTTCTCAGCTGCCCGGGGATGGACAAGAACGTGGGCGCGCGCCTCCTCAACCATCTTCTCAAGTCGCTGCCACGCATCACTGGAGAGGCCGGGTCTCCGGCGGCGTGCGGCGGCGGTGCCCACCACGCGCCCATCCTGGCACCATCCTCCCCGGTGTACGAACCCCGACCTGCGCACCTTCCTTCCCCATCCCCCCTGGCGCATGCCCCTGGGGCACAGCGCCAGCACCACCATCTCAACCCCAGCCGCCTGCCGTCCCCCACCACGGCGTCCCAGCCCGAGGCGCCGGAGGGCAGTGGCGGCGGTGGGGAGACGGCGCCCTCCTCCCCCGGTTCGCCGCTACCCAGCCCCCACAGGCCTCTGCCCCTCCCAGGCAGCGACCCCTCCATGTGGAGACCATGGTAG
- the her8a gene encoding hairy-related 8a isoform X2: protein MTASNVETSSDRNYSAKEERKLRKPLIEKRRRERINSSLEQLKGIMVDAYNLDSKLEKADVLEITVQHMEGLQRRQASGGGKPGFESRQRYSSGYIQCMHEVHNLLLSCPGMDKNVGARLLNHLLKSLPRITGEAGSPAACGGGAHHAPILAPSSPVYEPRPAHLPSPSPLAHAPGAQRQHHHLNPSRLPSPTTASQPEAPEGSGGGGETAPSSPGSPLPSPHRPLPLPGSDPSMWRPW, encoded by the exons ATGACCGCTTCCAATGTGGAGACGTCTTCCGACAGGAATTACAGCgccaaagaagaaagaaag CTGAGGAAGCCTCTGATTGAGAAAAGACGCCGGGAAAGAATCAACAGCAGTTTGGAGCAGCTCAAGGGCATTATGGTGGATGCCTATAACCTGGAT TCCAAGCTGGAGAAGGCTGACGTCCTGGAGATCACAGTGCAGCACATGGAGGGTCTGCAGAGGAGACAGGCCAGCG GTGGTGGAAAACCAGGGTTCGAGTCCCGGCAGCGCTACAGCAGCGGCTACATCCAGTGCATGCATGAGGTGCACAACTTGCTTCTCAGCTGCCCGGGGATGGACAAGAACGTGGGCGCGCGCCTCCTCAACCATCTTCTCAAGTCGCTGCCACGCATCACTGGAGAGGCCGGGTCTCCGGCGGCGTGCGGCGGCGGTGCCCACCACGCGCCCATCCTGGCACCATCCTCCCCGGTGTACGAACCCCGACCTGCGCACCTTCCTTCCCCATCCCCCCTGGCGCATGCCCCTGGGGCACAGCGCCAGCACCACCATCTCAACCCCAGCCGCCTGCCGTCCCCCACCACGGCGTCCCAGCCCGAGGCGCCGGAGGGCAGTGGCGGCGGTGGGGAGACGGCGCCCTCCTCCCCCGGTTCGCCGCTACCCAGCCCCCACAGGCCTCTGCCCCTCCCAGGCAGCGACCCCTCCATGTGGAGACCATGGTAG
- the her8a gene encoding hairy-related 8a isoform X3 yields MVDAYNLDQSKLEKADVLEITVQHMEGLQRRQASGGGKPGFESRQRYSSGYIQCMHEVHNLLLSCPGMDKNVGARLLNHLLKSLPRITGEAGSPAACGGGAHHAPILAPSSPVYEPRPAHLPSPSPLAHAPGAQRQHHHLNPSRLPSPTTASQPEAPEGSGGGGETAPSSPGSPLPSPHRPLPLPGSDPSMWRPW; encoded by the exons ATGGTGGATGCCTATAACCTGGAT CAGTCCAAGCTGGAGAAGGCTGACGTCCTGGAGATCACAGTGCAGCACATGGAGGGTCTGCAGAGGAGACAGGCCAGCG GTGGTGGAAAACCAGGGTTCGAGTCCCGGCAGCGCTACAGCAGCGGCTACATCCAGTGCATGCATGAGGTGCACAACTTGCTTCTCAGCTGCCCGGGGATGGACAAGAACGTGGGCGCGCGCCTCCTCAACCATCTTCTCAAGTCGCTGCCACGCATCACTGGAGAGGCCGGGTCTCCGGCGGCGTGCGGCGGCGGTGCCCACCACGCGCCCATCCTGGCACCATCCTCCCCGGTGTACGAACCCCGACCTGCGCACCTTCCTTCCCCATCCCCCCTGGCGCATGCCCCTGGGGCACAGCGCCAGCACCACCATCTCAACCCCAGCCGCCTGCCGTCCCCCACCACGGCGTCCCAGCCCGAGGCGCCGGAGGGCAGTGGCGGCGGTGGGGAGACGGCGCCCTCCTCCCCCGGTTCGCCGCTACCCAGCCCCCACAGGCCTCTGCCCCTCCCAGGCAGCGACCCCTCCATGTGGAGACCATGGTAG